A genome region from Triticum aestivum cultivar Chinese Spring chromosome 2B, IWGSC CS RefSeq v2.1, whole genome shotgun sequence includes the following:
- the LOC123039746 gene encoding LOW QUALITY PROTEIN: uncharacterized protein (The sequence of the model RefSeq protein was modified relative to this genomic sequence to represent the inferred CDS: substituted 2 bases at 2 genomic stop codons) — MSSRIQDLPEVDDIQQRCAMRAAKLRDVEATTDLEAERALETIRNLAAVRPMNDAEIDALGVRVLDTFCADLVPPSAESDDEEVGVDEVVTAQPEPGYEDRVAGNIITKRIFWNSRGLKDLAKRRFLAEASLEHSLDFIALSETGRDNFAPQFLNTLSGGVEFDWHCLPPRGRSGGILLGVRCDSLEVRSVVLGDFAVKFRVRSKVDGFNWVLVAVYGAAQPELKPEFLADLVRICGSASAEWEQKFPLVTVQALTRGISDHTPLFVDSGEPRHVGNKNTFSFETAWFEREGFLDLVAREWATDTGGRSSVERWQNKIRHLRSFLRGWAKHLSGVYKIEKDRLLDLIRSLDVKAESVILQSAELSCKLDAEKRLKELLREEELKWALRAKVRKTHKGLRQGDPMSPILFNIVVDMLAVLLGRAKEAGQVGGLVPHLVDGGISILHHLGSNPSXXVSSNQNFVSGYLQSHGTYPFLVATHSDGGQGAFGYWCYPMGDGSTGYLQPVWMAVM; from the exons ATGAGCTCTCGTATCCAGGACCTACCGGAGGTGGATGACAttcagcagcggtgcgctatgCGGGCGGCCAAGCTCCGGGATGTGGAGGCCACTACTG ACTTAGAAGCGGAACGAGCCTTAGAAACCATTAGAAACCTGGCGGCTGTAAGACCTATGAATGATGCGGAAATTGATGCCTTGGGGGTACGGGTGCTTGACACTTTCTGTGCGGATCTTGTACCTCCGTCTGCGGAGTCTGATGATGAGGAAGTCGGTGTGGATGAAGTAGTCACTGCACAACCGGAGCCTGGTTATGAGGACCGGGTTGCGGGAAATATAATTACTAAAC GAAtcttctggaatagcagaggtcttaaggacttggctaaacGTAGGTTTCTAGCGGAGGCATCTTTAGAGCACAGTTTGGACTTCATTGCGCTCTCTGAAACTGGTAGGGATAATTTTGCACCACAGTTTCTTAATACGTTGTCGGGAGGAGTGGAGTTCGACTGGCATTGTCTTCCTCCAAGAGGGAGGTCCGGTGGCATCTTGCTTGGTGTGAGATGTGACTCACTGGAGGTCCGGAGCGTTGTTTTGGGTGACTTCGCGGTCAAATTTCGAGTCAGGTCTAAAGTTGATGGGTTTAACTGGGTCCTGGTGGCGGTCTATGGGGCCGCACAACCTGAGCTTAAACCGGAGTTTTTGGCAGACTTGGTTCGTATTTGCGGATC AGCTAGTGCCGAATGGGAGCAGAAATTCCCTCTCGTCACGGTTCAGGCTCTCACGCGAGGAATTTCGGACCACACGCCTTTGTTCGTAGATTCCGGTGAACCAAGGCACGTGGGAAACAAAAATACCTTCTCTTTCGAAACGGCGTGGTTTGAACGAGAAGGTTTCCTGGATCTCGTAGCTAGGGAGTGGGCTACGGATACTGGGGGTAGGTCGTCCGtcgagagatggcagaataagatcaggCATTTGAGGAGCTTTCTACGGGGATGGGCCAAACACCTAAGTGGAGTttataagattgaaaaggatagaCTCCTAGATCTTATACGATCCTTAGATGTAAAAGCTGAATCTGTAATTCTGCAGTCTGCTGAATTGTCTTGTAAGCTTGATGCGGAGAAGAGGTTGAAGGAACTTCTCCGTGAAGAAGAGCTGAAGTGGGCGCTCAGAGCAAAGGTTCGCAAA acacacaagggcttgcggcaaggagatccgatgtcccctattctgttcaacatagtCGTGGATATGTTGGCTGTTCTGTTAGGTAGGGCCAAGGAGGCAGGCCAAGTTGGAGGCTTGGTACCTCATTTAGTTGATGGAGGTATCTCCATACTGCA CCACTTGGGCTCAAATCCTTCGTAATAAGtatcttcaaaccaaaactttgtcTCAG gttatcttcagagccacGGCACTTATCCGTtcctggtcgctactcactccgacggaggccagggagcgtttggttactggtgctatccgatgggagacggtagcacgggatatcttcagccggtttggatggcggtcatgtaa